In the Streptomyces sp. WMMC940 genome, GGTCGGGCTGACGTCCATCTTGCCCGCCTCGACCTTCGACAGATCGAGGATGTCGTTGATCAGCTGCAGCAGGTCCGACCCGGCCCCGTGGATCGTCTCGGCGAACTCCACCTGCTTCGGCGTCAGGTTGGTGTCCGCGTTGTCCGCCAGCAGCTTGGCGAGGATCAGCAGGGAGTTGAGCGGGGTCCGCAGCTCGTGCGACATGTTCGCCAGGAACTCGGACTTGTAGCGCATGGAGACCGCGAGCTGCTCCGCCCGCTCCTCCAGCACCTGCCGGGCCTCCTCGATCTCGGTGTTCTTCACCTCGATGTCGCGGTTCTGCTGGGCCAGCAGCTCGGCCTTCTCCTCCAGCTCGGCGTTGGAGGACTGCAGCGCCTTCTGCCGGTTCTCCAGCTCCTCCGAACGCTCCCGCAACTGCTCGGTCAGCTCCTGCGACTGCTTGAGCAGCACCTCGGTCTTGGTGTTGACGCTGATCGTGTTGACGCTGGTGGCGATCATCTCGGCGATCTGGTTCAGGAAGTCGCGCTGGATCTGGGTGAACGGCTGGAACGACGCCAGCTCGATCACCCCGAGCACCTTCCCCTCGAACAGCACCGGCAGCACGATCACATGCGCCGGCGACGCCTCACCCAGCCCCGACGAGATCTTCAGGTACCCCGGCGGGACGTTGACCTGGATCGTCCGCTTCTCCTCGGCCGCCGTGCCGATCAGGGTCTCGCCCGGCCGGAACGACGTGGGCATCAGCCCGGCCGAGTAGCCGTAACTGGCGCGCATCACCAGCTCGTACGCGCTCTCGTCGCCCGAGGCCAACTCGTCCCCGCCGCCCGTCGGCATGGCCAGGAAGAAGGCGCCGTGCTGCGCCGAGACCACCGGCGTCAACTCGCTCATGATCAGCGAGGCGACGTCGTCCAGGTCCCGCCGGCCCTGCATCAGACCGGAGATCCGCGCCAGGTTGCCCTTCAGCCAGTCCTGCTCCTCGTTGGCGAGGGTGGTGTCGCGCAGATTGGCGATCATCGTGTTGATGTTGTCCTGCAGGACCTGGATCTCGCCGGCCGCGTCCACGTCGATCTTGAGGTTGAGGTCGCCCCGGGTCACCGCGGTGGCGACGGCCGCGATCGCGCGCACCTGCCGGGTCAGGTTCCCGGCCATCTCGTTCACCGACTCCGTCAGGTCCCGCCAGGTGCCGTCCACGTCCCGGACGCGCGCCTGACCGCCGAGCATGCCGTCCGTGCCCACCTCGCGGGCCACCCGCGTGACCTCCTCGGCGAACGACGACAGCTGGTCGACCATCGTGTTGATGGTGTCCTTGAGGTCCTGGATCTCGCCGCGCGCGTCGATGTCGATCTTCTTGGTGAGATCGCCCTTGGCGATGGCCGTGGTGACCGTGGCGATCTGGCGCACCTGACCGGTCAGGTTGGAGGCCATCGAGTTCACCGACTCGGTGAGGTCCTTCCAGGTGCCCGCGACGCCCGGGACCCGGGCCTGGCCGCCCAGGATGCCCTCCGTACCCACCTCACGGGCCACCCGCGTGACCTCCGCCGCGAACGACGACAGGGTCGTCACCATCGTGTTCACGGTGTCGGCGAGTTCGGCGACCTCGCCGCGCGCCTCGACCGTCACCTTCTTGGTCAGATCGCCGTTGGCGACCGCGGAGGACACCCGGGAGATGTTCCGCACCTGACTGGTCAGGTTGTTGGCCATCAGGTTGACGTTGTCGCTGAGGTCCTTCCAGATGCCGGTGACGCCGCGCACCCGGGCCTGGCCGCCCAGGATGCCCTCCGTACCCACCTCACGGGCCACCCGCGTGACCTCGTCGGCGAAGTTGGAGAGCTGGTCCACCATCGTGTTGACGGTCGTGACCAGCTCCAGGATCTCGCCCTTGGCATCGACCGTGATCTTCTTCGACAGATCGCCCTTGGCCACCGCCGTCGTCACCTCGGCGATGTTCCGCACCTGGCTGGTGAGGTTGTTCGCCATGAAGTTGACGGACTGGGTGAGGTCCTTCCAGGTGCCGGAGACGCCCTGCACCTCGGCCTGGCCGCCCAGGATGCCCTCGGTGCCCACCTCACGGGCCACGCGGGTGACCTGCTCCGCGAAGTTCGAGAGCTGGTCGACCATCGTGTTGAGGGTGTTCTTCAGCTCCAGGATCTCGCCGCGCGCGTCCACGTCGATCTTCTGCGACAGATCACCGCGCGCCACGGCGGTGGCGACCTGGGCGATGTTGCGGACCTGGGCCGTGAGGTTCCCGGCCATGCCGTTCACGGAGTCGGTCAGGTCGCGCCACACCCCGGCGACACCGGGCACCTGTGCCTGACCGCCGAGCCGCCCGTCCGTGCCCACCTCGCGAGCGACCCTCGTCACCTGCTCGGCGAACGCCGACAGCTGGTCCACCATCGTGTTGATGGTGTTCTTCAGCTCCAGGATCTCGCCGCGCGCGTCCACGTCGATCTTCTGTGACAGATCACCGCGCGCCACGGCCGTCGTCACCTGGGCGATCTGGCGCACCTGCGAGGTCAGGTTGCCGGCCATGAAGTTGACGGAGTCGGTGAGCTCCTTCCAGGTGCCCGAGACTCCGTCGACCCGCGCCTGACCACCGAGCCGGCCCTCCGTACCCACGTCCCGGGCCATGCGCGTCACCTGGTCGGCGAACGAGGACAGCTGCGCCACCATCGTGTTGACGGTGTTCTTCAGTTCCAGCATCTCGCCCGCCACGTCGACGGTGACCTTCTGCGACAGGTCGCCGTTCGCGACCGCCGTCGTCACCTGCGCGATGTCCCGCACCTGACCGGTGAGGTTGCGGAACGCCGTGTTCACCGAGTCGGTCAGGTCCTTCCACGTGCCCGCCGCACCCGGCACCTCGGCCTGACCGCCCAGCCGGCCCTCGACGCCGACCTCCCGCGCCACACGGGTCACTTCGGAACCGAACGACTGGAGCTGGTCCACCATCGTGTTGACGGTGTTCTTCAGTTCCAGCATCTCGCCCGCCACGTCGACGGTGACCTTCTGCGACAGGTCGCCGTTCGCGACCGCCGTCGTCACCTGCGCGATGTCCCGCACCTGGGTCGTGAGGTTGCGGAAGACGGTGTTGACCGAGTCGGTCAGGTCCTTCCACGTACCGGCCGCACCCGGCACCTGCGCCTGGCCGCCGAGCAGACCCTCGGCACCGACCTCGCTCGCCACCCGGGTGACTTCGTCCGCGAATGTCCGAAGCGTCTCGGTCATCTGATTGATGGTCTCGGCGAGCTGGGCGACCTCGCCGCGCGCGCTCACCGTGACCTTCTGCGACAGGTCGCCGTTCGCGACGGCCGTGGTGACCTCGGCGATGCCCCGCACCTGCGAGGTGAGATTGCCCGCCATCGTGTTGACGGAGTCGGTCAGGTCCTTCCACACACCGGCGACGCCCGGCACGACCGCCTGGCCGCCGAGCTCACCCTCCGTGCCCACCTCACGGGCGACCCGGGTCACCTCGGAGGAGAACGAGGACAGCTGGTCCACCATGGTGTTGACGGTGTTCTTCAGCTGGAGCATCTCACCGGCGACATGCACGGTGACCTTGCGCGAGAGGTCACCCTTGGCGACCGCCGTGGTCACGAGGGCGATGTCACGCACCTGAGCCGTCAGCCGGTACGCCATCGTGTTGACGGAATCCGTGAGGTCTTTCCATGAACCGGACATACCTCGCACCTGGGCCTGTCCGCCGAGTTTGCCCTCGGTACCGACCTCGAGTGCGACCCGTGTCACTTCGTCGGTGAACGCGGACAGCTGGTCCACGAGGTTGTTCACCGTGCGCGCGACCTTCAGGAACTCACCGCGCAGCGGCCGCACCGCCCCGTCCGAGCCCTCCTCCGCGTGCGACCGCAGCTCCATGCGGTGCTCCAGATCGCCCTCCGCGACCGCCGACAGCACCCGACCCACCTCGGACACCGGGCGCGCCAGGTCGTCCACCAGATCGTTGGACGCCTCGATCGCGGCGGCCCAGGAGCCCTCGCAGGCGCCGGGATCCAGCCGTTCCGTGAGCTTTCCCTCACGACCGACGACACGCCGGACCCGCGCGAGCTCTCCGGTGAGATGCAGATTGCGGTCCGCGACCTCGTTGAAGACGGCAGCGATCTCGGCCATGACGCCGTCGCCCGAGACCGTCAGCCGCTTGCGGAAGTTCCCGTCCCGCATGGCTGACAGGGCCGCGAGCAGCCGGTTCAGAGCCGCGGTGTCCACCGCGGTCGTTCCCCCGCGTGACTGATTCCTCCGGGACTGTCCGCCTTGTGCGCGCGTGCCGGCACCACGCGCCGTTGCACCAGACTCCACCGTGTCCCTCCCGCGGGGGTTGACCATGTTGCTCGGGCTGTCTCAGGAAGCTTTCCCAGTGTTTCACCGCAGCCGAACCAGGCCATAACAGTTCGGCAGCTTCGCATAGCGTCCCCACCCCTGGAAGGCGGAAACGGCGGTGACCGGCATCCGCTCGGACAGCGAAGGTAAGTAACCTGGCATCCGGCTGTCCAACCGCCCCGGTCGCCCGGCGGGGGGCGGCATGGCGCAAGGACTACCAGACCGGGCACCGGGAGGGGCGGACATCGACCATGGCCGAGCCGGGCGTCGAGACGCGTACGAGAAGTTCCGAGATCACCGCACGGGCGGCTGCCAGCTTCGAACCGGTCGGCCGGTCGGTGGCCACGGCACGCGCCTTCGTCCGCGACACCCTCCAGGGCTGGGGGCACTCCGACGTCGTCGACGACGCCGTCGTCCTCACCAGTGAGCTCGTCACCAACGCGGTGATCCACGCCGGCACCGCCGCAGAGGTGCTCTGCCTGCGCACCGTGGAGGGCGTACGGGTCGAGGTCGCCGACCGGTATCCGGAACGCGAGATCCCGATGCAGGGCGGCACCAGAGCCGTCGCCCACCCCGATCGGGAGAACGGGCGCGGACTGCTGCTCTGCGCCGCGCTTGCCTCGCGCTGGGGCGTCGAGTACACACCGACCCACAAGCACGTCTGGTTCCAACTCGACCTGCCGCAGCGCGCGGTGGGCACCCGGTCGGCCGGTCCGGTCCTTCCGCCCGATCTCCTTCCCGTCGCCGACGAGCGCGTCCGCGTCGCCGTGATCCAGATCGACCGCAACGGCGCCATCGGCTCCTGGAACGACG is a window encoding:
- a CDS encoding HAMP domain-containing protein, with protein sequence MESGATARGAGTRAQGGQSRRNQSRGGTTAVDTAALNRLLAALSAMRDGNFRKRLTVSGDGVMAEIAAVFNEVADRNLHLTGELARVRRVVGREGKLTERLDPGACEGSWAAAIEASNDLVDDLARPVSEVGRVLSAVAEGDLEHRMELRSHAEEGSDGAVRPLRGEFLKVARTVNNLVDQLSAFTDEVTRVALEVGTEGKLGGQAQVRGMSGSWKDLTDSVNTMAYRLTAQVRDIALVTTAVAKGDLSRKVTVHVAGEMLQLKNTVNTMVDQLSSFSSEVTRVAREVGTEGELGGQAVVPGVAGVWKDLTDSVNTMAGNLTSQVRGIAEVTTAVANGDLSQKVTVSARGEVAQLAETINQMTETLRTFADEVTRVASEVGAEGLLGGQAQVPGAAGTWKDLTDSVNTVFRNLTTQVRDIAQVTTAVANGDLSQKVTVDVAGEMLELKNTVNTMVDQLQSFGSEVTRVAREVGVEGRLGGQAEVPGAAGTWKDLTDSVNTAFRNLTGQVRDIAQVTTAVANGDLSQKVTVDVAGEMLELKNTVNTMVAQLSSFADQVTRMARDVGTEGRLGGQARVDGVSGTWKELTDSVNFMAGNLTSQVRQIAQVTTAVARGDLSQKIDVDARGEILELKNTINTMVDQLSAFAEQVTRVAREVGTDGRLGGQAQVPGVAGVWRDLTDSVNGMAGNLTAQVRNIAQVATAVARGDLSQKIDVDARGEILELKNTLNTMVDQLSNFAEQVTRVAREVGTEGILGGQAEVQGVSGTWKDLTQSVNFMANNLTSQVRNIAEVTTAVAKGDLSKKITVDAKGEILELVTTVNTMVDQLSNFADEVTRVAREVGTEGILGGQARVRGVTGIWKDLSDNVNLMANNLTSQVRNISRVSSAVANGDLTKKVTVEARGEVAELADTVNTMVTTLSSFAAEVTRVAREVGTEGILGGQARVPGVAGTWKDLTESVNSMASNLTGQVRQIATVTTAIAKGDLTKKIDIDARGEIQDLKDTINTMVDQLSSFAEEVTRVAREVGTDGMLGGQARVRDVDGTWRDLTESVNEMAGNLTRQVRAIAAVATAVTRGDLNLKIDVDAAGEIQVLQDNINTMIANLRDTTLANEEQDWLKGNLARISGLMQGRRDLDDVASLIMSELTPVVSAQHGAFFLAMPTGGGDELASGDESAYELVMRASYGYSAGLMPTSFRPGETLIGTAAEEKRTIQVNVPPGYLKISSGLGEASPAHVIVLPVLFEGKVLGVIELASFQPFTQIQRDFLNQIAEMIATSVNTISVNTKTEVLLKQSQELTEQLRERSEELENRQKALQSSNAELEEKAELLAQQNRDIEVKNTEIEEARQVLEERAEQLAVSMRYKSEFLANMSHELRTPLNSLLILAKLLADNADTNLTPKQVEFAETIHGAGSDLLQLINDILDLSKVEAGKMDVSPTRIALVQLVDYVEATFRPLTAEKGLDFSVRVSPELPATLHTDEQRLLQVLRNLLSNAVKFTDTGAVELVIRPANADVPQSIREQLLEAGSLRDADGDLIAFSVTDTGIGIAASKMRVIFEAFKQADGTTSRKYGGTGLGLSISREIARLLGGEIHAASEPGRGSTFTLYLPLHASELPPQGYPQLVPGSETPAPAMDDASASGLPQGAQQPSAAGEANNAPGTLFRRRRKALGAMDLRHALPGQPTAASGSVQESWTGQSPQEPGQEPRRTYEFHSEKVLIVDDDIRNVFALTSVLEQHGLSVLYAENGREGIEVLEQHDDVTVVLMDIMMPEMDGYATTTAIRRMPQFAGLPIIALTAKAMKGDREKAIESGASDYVTKPVDPDHLLSVMEQWMRGK